The DNA window GTAACACCAGACTGGACCTCTATCTGCGATGCCCAGTTTGAAGACGAATTTGAATACTTCTATAAAAACGGTTCCCGTTTTGAACTTTATAAAGACTCCCTGGCCTGCGATGAATTCAGGCTTACACCGACGCAAACGGTTTCCTATGGAGGCATTACTTTTAGCCACAATACTACCTGGGCTGATATGAAGAAACGTTTCCCCAAAGCTGTGCGCCAGGCGGAGAATGAAGGTTATACAGATATGATCACCCTGCGGGACGCGGATGTGAAAGAGAGTGATAGTAGTGTTCGGTTTTTCTTTGAAAATGGTAAACTGATACGGATCGTTTATTTTATCCCCTGCTAGGTATTATATCTGCCCATCAGGCCCATCAATAAACATTAGAATTCATCACAGTTACAACAGATAAACACTCAGGCTTCTGGCCCCTTGTGCCCCATGTACCAACACGGCTCCGATATCTGCGGTAGCGGAAGGCCCCATCATAAAACAGCCATAGGCGGTATCTTCCAGGTGTACCCGCAGGTAGGCATCGTACATATCGCATACGATAGACTGGGGAGACAGCAGTATCACCAGATGCTGTGATAAAAAGCCCAATGCATTTACTTCCAGATCTTCCTGGGTAAGCCATACCATTCCGTTTTCTGCTACGCCAAACCGGGCCCGGATCACTGCTACATCCACATCTGCCAGCTCATGCGGGTTCTGCACGGCGTGAATGTCGCGGTTGCCTTTTATCTCCGGGGTTACGGAGCAGATCACGCTGGCGCCTGGGAACTGGGATGCCAGCAGGGCTTGTGCGGCCACTGCATCTGCGGGCCTAAAAATTTCACCACCGGCATCGGCTACACGTTGTTCGAATGCTGTCAGCAGATCGGTTACTGTTTTGGGGAAAGCGGGAATGGCCGGGTAGGCGATACGGTTAAGCGGCAGCTGGCTTTCTACAGCTGCCAATACGTGATTACGTGTGTTGTTCTCCATGATCGTTGTTTTTGGCTCTGTATTGTAAATACCACTCCCGGAATGTTTGTCCGGCGAAATGGGGTAACTCACGGTGACGCCCCCACGGATTCAGCACCTTGTTGTACAGAAGGAAATGAGGCGTAAAACGTAATGCTCCGCTGGCCATGCTTTCGGCACTGCGGAACAATTGCGGGTGTTCGAAGATCCTGCCGGCGGCACCAAAGGCCAGCCGCCTGCTGACAGGCAGATATTTTTTTGCTGCCATCACTTTGCGCCATTTTAATATCTGGTCGCTGATGTCAATCTTAACCGGACAGACCTCTGTGCAGGAGCCACACAACGAGGAATGGTACGGTAACTCACTATATCTGGATTCATCGAAAGTAGGGTCGAGGATAATACCAATAGGCCCGGAATAGGTAGCACCATAAGCTAACCCGCCACTACGACGGTATACCGGACAGGTATTCATACAGGCGCCACAACGGATACACTTCAGTGATGTCCAGAAGTCGGGCATACCTAAGCGCCGGCTGCGCCCGTTGTCTGTCAGAATGATATGCAGCTCGCCACCACGGCGGGGACCGCTGAAATGAGAAGTATATTGTGTGGCCAGCGTTCCCAGTGCGCTGCGTGACAACATCCGGATGAAGATGCCGAGATCACTCACTTTAGGCAGCAGCTTTTCTATACCGATACTGGCGATATGAACAGGAGGTACGGCAGCACCTATATCCGCATTGCCTTCGTTGGTGCAGACCACAAAACTGCCCGTTTCCGCAATGGCGAAATTGGCGCCTGTCATCCCGGCGCCGGCTTCCAGAAACCTTTTCCGCGCATCATTACGCATGGCTTCTGTCAGATAGTGTGGATCGGTATTGCCGGGGTCTGTGCCGATACTACGGGCAAACAGCTGTGCTACATCTTCCGGCGTTTTGTGAATGGCGGGCATTACAATATGGCTGGGAGGCTGGTCATCCAGTTGCTGGATCCGTTCGCCCAGGTCAGACTCAGTAACGGTGATGCCCCGTTTCTCCAGAAAGGCGGTCATACCACATTCTTCCTGCAGCATCGATTTGCTTTTGATAACAGCGCGGATGTTTTTCTCCTGAAGGATGTCCCATACGTGCTGATTATGTTCTGCGGCATCTCTGGCCCAGTATACTTTGGCGCCTCGTTTCAGGGCATTGTTTTCAAATTCACGCAGGTAATCGGGGAGATGGGTAAGGGTATGTTCCTTTATCTGTGACGCGATCTTACGCAGTTCTTCCCATTCGGGTACCGCCCTGGCAGCGGCATCCCGGTGCATGCGGGCGGCCCACAGGTTTTTATCGTGCATGGGCTCATGCACCTCGTCCTGTTCGAGGAAGGCGGCGGCGTTGGCGGCTACATCTACTTTTTTTTCATCTCCCATAAAAAAATATTAAAAAGGACCACCATTGAGTACCTGTGCCACATGCAGAAATTTCATGCGTATGCCGGCTTTGCGGGCAATACCCTGCTGATGCATCAGACAGGACATGTCAGGAGATACAATAAATTCAGCATCATTCCGGACGTAATCATGCACTTTATCCAGGCCCATACTGGCGCTCACCGCTTCATCTGTCACACAGAAGGTGCCACCGAAGCCACAGCATTCATCAGGACGGTCCATCGGTACCAGT is part of the Chitinophaga flava genome and encodes:
- a CDS encoding LutC/YkgG family protein — protein: MENNTRNHVLAAVESQLPLNRIAYPAIPAFPKTVTDLLTAFEQRVADAGGEIFRPADAVAAQALLASQFPGASVICSVTPEIKGNRDIHAVQNPHELADVDVAVIRARFGVAENGMVWLTQEDLEVNALGFLSQHLVILLSPQSIVCDMYDAYLRVHLEDTAYGCFMMGPSATADIGAVLVHGAQGARSLSVYLL
- a CDS encoding lactate utilization protein B, whose translation is MGDEKKVDVAANAAAFLEQDEVHEPMHDKNLWAARMHRDAAARAVPEWEELRKIASQIKEHTLTHLPDYLREFENNALKRGAKVYWARDAAEHNQHVWDILQEKNIRAVIKSKSMLQEECGMTAFLEKRGITVTESDLGERIQQLDDQPPSHIVMPAIHKTPEDVAQLFARSIGTDPGNTDPHYLTEAMRNDARKRFLEAGAGMTGANFAIAETGSFVVCTNEGNADIGAAVPPVHIASIGIEKLLPKVSDLGIFIRMLSRSALGTLATQYTSHFSGPRRGGELHIILTDNGRSRRLGMPDFWTSLKCIRCGACMNTCPVYRRSGGLAYGATYSGPIGIILDPTFDESRYSELPYHSSLCGSCTEVCPVKIDISDQILKWRKVMAAKKYLPVSRRLAFGAAGRIFEHPQLFRSAESMASGALRFTPHFLLYNKVLNPWGRHRELPHFAGQTFREWYLQYRAKNNDHGEQHT